In Synechococcus sp. KORDI-100, a single window of DNA contains:
- a CDS encoding carboxymuconolactone decarboxylase family protein: MSSAQYVKGMQEMRSHFGDAADKWIGAIHDIYPEFAKVNVEFPFGELYRRDVVDDKTRELCTVAALTVQGFALPELKVHVKGALNTGSSRAEILEIITQMIAYCGFPAATNALLATKEAFDELDAAS; this comes from the coding sequence ATGTCGTCCGCTCAATACGTCAAAGGCATGCAGGAAATGCGGTCTCACTTCGGAGATGCAGCTGACAAGTGGATAGGCGCTATTCATGACATCTATCCTGAATTTGCCAAAGTCAATGTTGAGTTTCCTTTTGGCGAGCTTTATCGAAGAGATGTCGTCGACGACAAAACGCGCGAACTTTGCACTGTTGCCGCTTTAACAGTCCAGGGGTTTGCGTTGCCAGAACTCAAGGTTCATGTCAAAGGTGCTCTCAACACAGGCAGCAGCCGAGCTGAGATTCTTGAAATCATCACCCAGATGATTGCCTACTGTGGCTTTCCTGCTGCAACCAACGCTCTGCTGGCCACGAAGGAAGCATTCGATGAGCTTGATGCAGCCAGCTGA
- a CDS encoding YqaE/Pmp3 family membrane protein — MASGHSWGGQLVGLTCFSEFVAAFSDFATTGEHPNPASMTFGDIFRIIIALFIPPLGVFTQVGFTAPFWINLVIYLFAVGGLGFPLLFGLWPIAVIHSIWVILTRK, encoded by the coding sequence ATGGCTTCTGGTCACTCGTGGGGTGGCCAGCTGGTTGGGTTGACCTGTTTTTCTGAGTTTGTTGCTGCGTTCAGCGATTTCGCTACCACTGGAGAGCATCCAAATCCTGCGTCAATGACGTTTGGCGATATCTTCCGCATCATTATTGCTTTGTTTATCCCACCGCTCGGGGTGTTCACCCAGGTGGGCTTTACAGCTCCTTTTTGGATCAATCTTGTGATCTATTTATTCGCCGTTGGAGGATTGGGCTTTCCTTTACTTTTTGGTCTATGGCCAATTGCCGTCATTCATTCTATTTGGGTGATTCTTACTCGCAAATGA
- a CDS encoding DUF389 domain-containing protein: protein MVVAPWIMPLRTGVFAILIGDWPLLGRALRTLGLAVLITTVLSLFMGLLAGMRGLISASGYGYFTPEILGRATPTLLDLVIALVAGALATYAKLKESVVSSLAGTAIAVALVPPVCAMGLMAAGGDIKDAAGAGLLFVANLLGILVGGILMLATLEPYFRSTLINNRRTQLPLVVAIGFVIAITIPLYQGSELMRQDVKRIILTQRIQETVVDFLQNKTLTFGSNDESLIVDDIKFVWTPSEKKSVIDIVVRVTDPDTPSFKQVEAVETLVNNQIGRPLGLSFQIKVQRIAISIIEGSDMPVLPKGEPDIDILDEDLNMIKESLEQLEESSQDFNESTKINPGVLQLAQPQQP, encoded by the coding sequence ATGGTGGTCGCGCCGTGGATCATGCCACTGCGAACAGGGGTGTTTGCCATCTTGATCGGTGACTGGCCGTTGCTGGGTCGTGCCCTACGAACACTGGGCCTGGCCGTGCTGATCACGACAGTCCTGTCTCTTTTCATGGGACTGCTCGCTGGAATGCGGGGATTGATCAGCGCGTCTGGATACGGATATTTCACTCCAGAAATTCTTGGCCGTGCGACACCGACGCTTCTGGATCTGGTCATCGCACTCGTCGCAGGAGCCCTGGCCACCTACGCCAAATTGAAAGAAAGCGTGGTGAGCTCACTCGCAGGAACAGCCATCGCTGTTGCACTTGTCCCGCCGGTCTGTGCAATGGGGCTGATGGCTGCCGGAGGGGACATCAAGGATGCCGCAGGTGCGGGCCTGCTCTTCGTCGCCAATCTTCTCGGAATTCTGGTGGGAGGCATTCTGATGTTGGCGACCCTTGAGCCTTATTTCCGCAGCACACTCATCAACAATCGCCGCACACAACTCCCTCTTGTCGTGGCGATCGGCTTTGTCATTGCCATCACCATTCCTCTTTACCAAGGATCCGAGTTGATGCGCCAAGACGTCAAGCGAATAATCCTGACCCAGAGAATTCAGGAGACCGTCGTTGACTTTCTACAGAACAAAACACTCACCTTCGGAAGTAACGACGAATCCCTGATCGTCGACGACATCAAATTCGTCTGGACACCCTCAGAAAAGAAATCGGTCATCGACATTGTGGTACGGGTAACAGACCCAGACACCCCAAGCTTTAAGCAGGTTGAAGCAGTTGAGACATTGGTCAACAACCAGATCGGTCGCCCTCTTGGATTGAGTTTTCAGATCAAAGTTCAACGCATTGCAATTTCAATTATTGAAGGCAGCGACATGCCCGTCTTACCAAAAGGAGAGCCAGATATCGACATTCTCGACGAGGATCTCAACATGATCAAAGAGAGTCTTGAACAACTTGAGGAATCCAGCCAGGATTTCAATGAAAGCACTAAAATAAACCCAGGAGTTTTACAACTGGCCCAACCGCAGCAGCCGTGA
- a CDS encoding prohibitin family protein: protein MQTPRPINDPGNGLVLLVAVVLSALLLLGQSLFIVPAGKVAVITTLGKVSGGSRLPGLNLKIPFVQSVYPFDVRTQVRPEEFATLTKDLQVIEATATVKYAVRPGEAGRIYRTIASNDRDIYPRIIQPSLLKALKSVFSQYELVTIATEWNDISALVERTVADELNKFDYVEVRGLDLTGLQIAEEYRAAIEQKQIAEQQLLRAQTEVKIAEQEALRYETLNRSLDDQVLFKLFLDKWDGQTEVVPALPGNAGGVPPVIVGRRN, encoded by the coding sequence ATGCAGACACCTCGACCGATCAACGACCCTGGCAATGGTCTGGTGCTCCTCGTGGCGGTGGTCCTCAGCGCCCTCTTGCTGCTGGGACAATCGCTCTTCATCGTCCCGGCTGGGAAGGTGGCGGTCATCACCACCCTGGGCAAGGTGAGTGGCGGGTCGCGACTTCCAGGACTGAATCTGAAAATTCCCTTCGTTCAATCGGTTTATCCCTTTGACGTGCGCACCCAGGTGAGACCGGAGGAGTTCGCAACACTCACCAAGGATTTGCAAGTCATTGAGGCGACCGCAACGGTGAAATATGCGGTCAGGCCAGGAGAGGCAGGACGGATCTACCGAACGATCGCCAGCAACGATCGCGACATCTACCCGCGCATCATTCAGCCCTCTCTTCTGAAGGCACTGAAATCGGTTTTCTCTCAGTACGAACTAGTGACAATCGCCACCGAGTGGAACGACATTTCCGCGCTGGTGGAGCGGACAGTGGCTGACGAACTCAACAAGTTCGACTACGTGGAGGTGCGCGGACTTGACCTCACCGGCCTGCAGATTGCTGAGGAATATCGAGCTGCCATTGAGCAGAAACAGATTGCAGAACAGCAGCTGTTGAGAGCACAAACCGAAGTCAAGATTGCTGAACAGGAAGCACTCCGATACGAGACCCTCAATCGCAGCCTCGATGATCAGGTTCTGTTCAAACTGTTCCTTGATAAGTGGGATGGGCAGACAGAAGTTGTGCCGGCCCTGCCAGGCAACGCCGGGGGTGTCCCCCCGGTGATTGTGGGGCGACGCAATTGA
- a CDS encoding M10 family metallopeptidase C-terminal domain-containing protein has protein sequence MSYPKPIRVPSSGNPWIDGLTDGYRWGTTKDNPAVGYTFISDTSDQPKGEFGGYPSWGWSDQERELMVDAMASIAKVSGLEFEDRGDDNDDDVEIWFYNMDSKSSEGSYGFAYTPGSDSDEGLVAINWSAYQNNDGSFKHSIAPGSFYGITFLHELSHAVGLKHPHDKGLRGQPRFPGLKASSDQYKDAGDYGQNAHPWTQLSYVDKKAQNGLVPEKIEGYGFLQIPGALDVAALQWLYGINDKAAGNDNVYRLPQRNEEGIGWESIWDTGGIDRIDGSRSKKPVRIDLRNATLDQSESAGGYVSRVKGVFGGFTIAHDWDGKTLESTSGGCVIENATGGKKADVLIGNAANNTLKGGRGQDILFAGAGRKNRSIGGSDNDEFWIDAEPGSFVKIMDFQKGDDQLVFDQGIDRENVDLRAHSNHTKIYVEDAQVGLVKNAQIDEQSLLFRDFSTTIDPSSEF, from the coding sequence ATGTCGTATCCAAAGCCGATTCGTGTTCCCTCGTCCGGTAACCCGTGGATTGATGGATTGACCGATGGTTATCGCTGGGGAACAACGAAAGATAATCCTGCGGTTGGTTACACCTTCATCAGCGATACAAGCGATCAACCCAAAGGAGAATTCGGTGGTTATCCCTCCTGGGGCTGGAGTGATCAAGAGCGCGAACTCATGGTCGATGCGATGGCAAGCATTGCCAAAGTTAGTGGGCTTGAGTTTGAGGATCGTGGAGATGATAACGATGACGATGTCGAGATATGGTTTTACAATATGGATAGTAAAAGCTCTGAAGGGAGCTATGGCTTTGCATACACTCCAGGAAGTGATTCTGATGAAGGATTAGTTGCTATCAATTGGTCTGCGTATCAAAATAATGATGGTAGTTTTAAACATTCAATCGCGCCTGGAAGTTTCTATGGCATTACGTTCTTACATGAGCTCTCCCATGCCGTCGGCCTGAAACATCCTCACGACAAAGGTTTAAGAGGACAGCCACGTTTTCCCGGCCTCAAAGCTTCGTCAGATCAGTACAAGGATGCTGGGGACTATGGCCAAAACGCTCACCCCTGGACGCAACTCAGTTACGTCGACAAGAAGGCTCAAAATGGTTTAGTGCCAGAGAAAATTGAGGGTTACGGCTTCCTGCAAATACCCGGTGCTCTTGATGTAGCTGCATTGCAATGGCTATACGGCATCAATGATAAGGCCGCAGGTAATGACAATGTTTATCGATTACCTCAGAGAAATGAGGAGGGCATTGGTTGGGAAAGTATCTGGGATACCGGTGGGATTGATCGTATTGATGGGTCAAGGTCCAAAAAACCTGTCAGGATTGATCTTCGCAATGCCACTCTTGATCAATCTGAAAGTGCCGGTGGCTATGTCAGCCGAGTGAAGGGTGTCTTCGGTGGGTTCACCATTGCCCACGACTGGGACGGTAAGACGCTCGAGTCAACCTCTGGCGGTTGCGTGATTGAAAATGCCACTGGAGGAAAAAAAGCGGACGTTTTGATTGGCAATGCCGCTAACAACACACTCAAAGGTGGCAGAGGCCAGGACATCCTTTTTGCAGGAGCTGGTCGCAAGAATCGTTCCATCGGTGGTAGTGACAATGATGAATTTTGGATCGATGCCGAGCCTGGGTCTTTTGTGAAGATCATGGACTTCCAGAAGGGCGACGATCAGCTGGTTTTTGATCAAGGCATTGACAGGGAAAATGTTGATTTACGTGCACATTCGAATCACACAAAGATTTATGTTGAAGATGCTCAGGTTGGTCTTGTGAAAAACGCCCAGATTGATGAACAAAGTCTGCTGTTCCGCGATTTCAGCACCACCATCGATCCATCCAGCGAGTTTTAA
- a CDS encoding cupin domain-containing protein — MDLARDSLYCSEDLYSASRRNTMISKLIGATTVSLLFLFPGPALASPDPIIEELVSVNKTLGGRTVVYPKGTPEMRVYRVTLDPGAKIPLHTHPSPVVVYLQQGTLTNIRVVDGVEVFDTIEANSGFLEGSPQEPHYIINNGTKPAISIVTFASVEGMPNMIKVD, encoded by the coding sequence ATGGATCTCGCCAGAGATTCACTGTATTGTTCAGAGGATCTCTACAGTGCATCGAGAAGAAATACGATGATCTCAAAACTCATTGGAGCTACGACGGTATCGCTCCTGTTCTTGTTCCCAGGTCCGGCACTTGCCTCACCGGATCCCATCATTGAGGAACTCGTAAGTGTCAACAAAACCCTTGGAGGCAGAACAGTCGTTTATCCAAAGGGTACCCCTGAAATGCGCGTTTACCGAGTCACGCTCGACCCCGGAGCAAAAATTCCACTGCATACACATCCTTCGCCGGTGGTTGTGTATCTCCAACAGGGAACCCTCACCAATATTCGGGTTGTCGACGGAGTCGAAGTCTTTGACACCATTGAAGCGAACAGTGGTTTTCTGGAGGGATCTCCACAAGAACCGCACTACATCATCAATAATGGAACGAAGCCCGCGATTTCAATTGTTACGTTTGCCTCAGTTGAAGGAATGCCCAACATGATTAAAGTCGATTAA
- a CDS encoding VOC family protein, producing the protein MSLRNYLNHDAVQHVGINVDDMEISKKFYGEILGGVFVAEIKGITGEEWTTILNGNVETAPQLGSGDALDVCFYSFGNTAVELLRYYDKESGKTHDLHPCTDAMKQGVGGKHISFNLAEDIDTKEFFVKLLEQAKGMEFVSLNKEDLHHLGPDGDLGGWNCFFMSGPSGERVEFNQIASGSNAALNMKKASDLFRSSADQNG; encoded by the coding sequence ATGTCACTCAGGAATTACTTAAATCATGATGCCGTCCAACATGTCGGCATCAATGTTGACGACATGGAAATTTCAAAGAAATTCTATGGTGAAATCCTTGGGGGCGTTTTCGTCGCTGAAATCAAGGGGATCACTGGCGAAGAATGGACAACGATTTTGAATGGTAACGTCGAAACCGCACCACAGCTCGGAAGCGGAGACGCATTGGACGTTTGCTTCTATTCATTTGGGAATACAGCTGTTGAATTACTGAGGTATTACGATAAAGAGTCTGGAAAAACTCACGACTTACACCCTTGCACCGATGCAATGAAACAGGGCGTTGGTGGTAAGCACATTTCGTTCAATCTGGCAGAGGATATCGATACTAAGGAGTTTTTTGTAAAACTCTTGGAGCAGGCCAAAGGCATGGAATTTGTTTCCCTAAATAAAGAAGATTTACATCATCTTGGACCGGATGGGGATCTTGGTGGATGGAATTGCTTCTTCATGTCTGGCCCAAGTGGTGAACGTGTTGAATTCAATCAGATCGCCAGTGGAAGCAATGCGGCACTCAATATGAAAAAAGCATCCGATCTGTTCAGATCTTCGGCAGACCAAAATGGTTGA
- a CDS encoding DUF1330 domain-containing protein, giving the protein MAKGYWNVAGSITNPAGMGPYLQAVEPYLAKCGARFLCRDLNTDVREGNPGHLTVIIEFESLAAAIAAYEAPEYQDLIKLRQPHTNVSLSILEEGDHAGS; this is encoded by the coding sequence ATGGCGAAGGGTTATTGGAATGTTGCCGGATCCATCACGAATCCCGCAGGCATGGGACCCTACCTGCAGGCTGTCGAGCCCTACCTGGCCAAATGTGGTGCTCGTTTCCTCTGCCGAGATCTCAACACCGATGTACGCGAGGGGAATCCTGGCCACCTCACAGTGATCATTGAATTTGAATCCTTGGCTGCTGCCATTGCTGCCTACGAAGCTCCTGAGTATCAAGACTTGATCAAATTGCGGCAGCCACACACAAACGTTTCCCTCTCCATCCTCGAAGAAGGAGACCACGCCGGCTCCTGA
- a CDS encoding DUF3598 family protein: MLGVAFVDPASSREKSTALEQIVPSETRSDRNWQAFWRHHLGDWRGRWTRYSPSGEVKETFSSSRLFTANAAQTEVVQTNHYEYSDGRSIRKEWTYNIADHSQADGFAHPASESMRGFALENGSAAWLIPTLRANAFAPFELFLKRGEIRHSVGVLYGKDGELLRTASIREERGTQPGKSWSATVTQVEPWNPLGRWIGEQRQINPDLSRVPLQRSGWQWMDKDQSNHFFPDGIILRCPVRIVPGQAFSIRVIWLVGDGELQTITANYDSRAHFMSVTHQALMPDR; this comes from the coding sequence TTGCTTGGCGTCGCCTTCGTCGATCCCGCCTCGAGTCGAGAAAAGTCGACAGCGCTGGAGCAGATTGTCCCTTCCGAAACTCGCTCCGATCGCAATTGGCAAGCGTTCTGGCGGCATCATCTTGGGGATTGGAGAGGACGCTGGACCCGCTATTCCCCCTCCGGCGAGGTCAAGGAGACCTTCTCTAGCTCACGTCTCTTTACGGCAAATGCAGCCCAAACAGAGGTTGTTCAAACCAACCACTACGAGTATTCAGATGGACGTTCGATTCGCAAAGAGTGGACATACAACATTGCTGATCACAGTCAAGCGGACGGATTTGCCCATCCCGCCAGCGAATCCATGCGTGGTTTTGCCCTCGAGAACGGCTCAGCGGCCTGGTTGATCCCCACTCTCCGTGCCAACGCATTCGCACCGTTTGAGCTCTTTCTCAAGCGCGGCGAGATTCGCCACAGCGTCGGAGTGCTCTACGGGAAGGATGGTGAACTGCTGCGAACCGCCAGCATCCGTGAGGAGCGTGGAACCCAGCCGGGAAAAAGCTGGAGCGCAACCGTGACCCAAGTGGAGCCCTGGAATCCTCTTGGTCGATGGATCGGAGAGCAGCGTCAGATCAACCCCGACCTTTCCCGCGTTCCCCTGCAACGCTCCGGTTGGCAGTGGATGGACAAGGACCAATCCAATCACTTCTTTCCGGATGGAATCATCCTGCGCTGTCCTGTACGCATTGTTCCAGGGCAGGCTTTCTCCATCCGAGTGATCTGGCTGGTTGGTGACGGTGAGCTGCAGACGATCACCGCTAACTACGACAGCAGGGCTCATTTCATGTCCGTGACCCACCAAGCCCTCATGCCAGACCGTTGA
- a CDS encoding putative quinol monooxygenase yields the protein MASFDKTTPFMLLARIHVKPGCVDEYLELARVTDAAVQASEPGMVHHTFDQDPDDPQAFVWSEVYANDEAFSAHVSNPPVQEYLKKHAEFGDSFSVEVYGTVGDECRKLMESFGLPLKIFETRLGYSRV from the coding sequence ATGGCCAGTTTTGACAAAACCACCCCCTTCATGTTGCTGGCGCGAATCCATGTCAAGCCAGGTTGTGTAGATGAGTATCTTGAACTTGCCCGTGTTACTGATGCAGCAGTTCAGGCTTCTGAACCTGGCATGGTTCATCACACATTTGATCAGGATCCGGACGATCCCCAAGCGTTTGTTTGGTCAGAGGTCTACGCCAATGATGAGGCGTTCAGCGCCCATGTCTCCAACCCTCCTGTTCAGGAGTACCTAAAGAAGCATGCCGAGTTTGGAGATAGTTTCAGTGTTGAGGTCTATGGCACTGTCGGCGATGAGTGTCGCAAGCTAATGGAGTCATTTGGCCTGCCGCTCAAAATTTTTGAAACCAGGCTCGGATACAGCAGGGTTTAA
- a CDS encoding DUF3750 domain-containing protein: MIKVELRAAKIPSLPGIIADHYWLLVFHTAEGSHPHRCDRWEVWQHAHQNESCWGHLHKNLLTPYQGVGNGPSRVIQQWIGEDACSIVEKVESSPQIYPFIHKYRYWPGPNSNTFAQWIVRGKIELGIRAIGRNYPVPVTITAS; this comes from the coding sequence ATGATCAAGGTCGAGCTTCGTGCAGCAAAGATTCCCAGTCTTCCCGGAATCATTGCTGACCACTACTGGCTGCTGGTGTTTCATACAGCTGAAGGCAGCCATCCTCATCGATGTGATCGATGGGAAGTGTGGCAACACGCTCACCAGAACGAATCCTGCTGGGGGCATCTTCACAAGAACCTCTTGACTCCCTATCAAGGCGTTGGAAATGGGCCATCTCGAGTCATTCAACAATGGATCGGTGAAGACGCTTGCTCGATCGTCGAAAAAGTTGAATCATCTCCGCAGATCTATCCATTTATTCATAAATATAGATACTGGCCGGGGCCGAACAGTAATACGTTTGCCCAGTGGATCGTCAGAGGCAAGATTGAACTCGGTATCAGGGCGATAGGCAGGAACTATCCAGTTCCTGTGACAATCACGGCGTCTTGA
- a CDS encoding DUF1651 domain-containing protein has product MPRFRPDHNDQPVRAGGEGWLVNADQHKVVQFKPDTSTTTAQWVILRTFHWRPPDYPIPQSRRWMLRHNAIEAWETMLKTGWERCSPPVR; this is encoded by the coding sequence ATGCCCCGGTTCCGCCCCGATCACAACGATCAACCTGTGAGGGCAGGGGGTGAGGGTTGGCTGGTGAACGCCGATCAGCACAAGGTTGTTCAGTTCAAACCCGATACATCGACGACGACGGCCCAGTGGGTGATCCTGCGAACGTTTCATTGGCGACCACCCGACTATCCAATCCCCCAGTCGAGGCGATGGATGCTTCGGCACAACGCCATCGAGGCATGGGAGACGATGCTGAAAACAGGTTGGGAACGCTGTTCACCACCTGTGAGATGA
- a CDS encoding prepilin-type N-terminal cleavage/methylation domain-containing protein codes for MKLLKSHFQTRQNQKGSKGFTLIETLIAGVLLTLVMTAVGRMSVSAIAGSSNLAERRKVEESIENHIQLVQQADSLLTYDRIPLAHRDGDNGLTRACRKPAEYLATALAQQGAMNNGNWRSNPGANSTQLFTAFDNPGTRETDIQTSYEFDEDSAIVTVKYTFEAPESNIGTESRSLELSPNFQSYCTPYEALNS; via the coding sequence TTGAAATTACTGAAATCCCACTTCCAAACACGTCAAAACCAAAAAGGGTCGAAGGGATTCACACTGATCGAAACGCTGATCGCTGGTGTTCTGCTGACCCTTGTGATGACTGCCGTTGGACGCATGAGCGTGTCGGCCATCGCGGGTAGCAGCAACCTGGCAGAACGTCGGAAAGTTGAGGAATCAATCGAAAACCATATCCAACTCGTCCAGCAAGCTGACTCCCTACTCACCTACGACCGCATCCCTCTTGCACACCGGGATGGCGACAACGGTCTCACCCGTGCTTGCAGAAAGCCAGCTGAATACCTGGCCACAGCTCTGGCTCAGCAAGGTGCCATGAACAATGGCAACTGGAGGTCTAACCCAGGAGCGAACAGCACCCAGTTATTTACAGCGTTTGATAACCCAGGAACGCGCGAAACTGATATCCAAACCAGCTACGAATTTGATGAAGACAGCGCCATCGTGACCGTCAAATACACCTTTGAAGCCCCTGAATCTAATATCGGAACAGAAAGCCGTTCCTTGGAGCTCAGCCCCAACTTCCAGAGTTATTGCACACCCTATGAAGCTCTGAACTCATGA